Below is a window of Bacillus sp. (in: firmicutes) DNA.
TACCGATAATGACGTTTTCTTTTAATCCGAGTAATTCGTCACGTTTTCCTTTAATAGCTGCATCCGTTAACACACGAGTAGTTTCTTGGAAGGATGCCGCTGATAAGAAGGAGTCTGTTTCAAGAGACGCTTTTGTAATACCAAGCAATACTGGACGTCCAGTCGCCGGAATTTTCCCTTCTTTTAACGCCTTTTCGTTTGCGTCAGTAAACTGGTGAATATCAAGTAATGTACCTGGTAGTACATCAGTGTCTCCTGCATCGATGACACGAACTTTACGAAGCATTTGACGAACCATAACCTCGATATGTTTGTCACCGATTTCTACCCCTTGCATACGGTAAACTTTTTGAACTTCGCGTAACAAGTACTCTTGAACAGCTGCTACATCACGCACTTTTAGAAGTTCCTTCGGATCGATAGAACCTTCTGTTAGTTCTTGTCCGCGTTCAACTTTATCGTTTACCGATACTTTCAAGCGAGCAGTGTACGGTGCAGAGTACGTACGTGTTTCGACTTCACCTTGAACAACAATTTCGTGTTGTCGGTCACGACCTTCGTTAATGGCGATAACTACACCATCAATTTCCGAAATGACCGCTTGACCTTTCGGGTTACGTGCTTCAAATAGCTCTTGAACACGTGGAAGACCTTGTGTGATGTCGTCTCCTGCAACCCCACCTGTGTGGAATGTACGCATCGTTAACTGTGTACCAGGCTCACCAATGGATTGAGCAGCAATAATACCAACTGCTTCGCCAACCTCGACGTCCTGTCCTGTTGCTAAGTTGCGACCGTAACATTTTTTACATACTCCGTGACGTGTATTACATGTGAAGGCAGAACGAATCCACACTTCTTCAATTCCGGCACTAACAATAGTACGGGCGATATCTTCATTAATCATTTCATTTTCTTTAACTAGTACTTCACCTGTCTCTGGATGCTTTACAGTTTTCCGCGCATATCGACCGATGAGACGTTCTTCTAACGATTCAATAACTTCTGTTCCATCTTTTAATGCGCGAACAAGCAATCCTCGGTCAGTTCCACAGTCGTCTTCACGTACAATGACGTCTTGTGCTACGTCTACGAGACGACGAGTTAAGTAACCAGAGTCTGCTGTTTTTAATGCTGTGTCCGCAAGACCTTTACGAGCACCGTGTGTAGAAATGAAGTACTCTAATACTGTTAAACCTTCGCGGAAACTTGATTTGATTGGTAATTCGATAATTCGTCCAGCAGGGTTGGCCATAAGACCGCGCATACCTGCTAGCTGTGTGAAGTTTGATGCATTACCACGGGCACCGGAATCACTCATCATGAAGATTGGGTTTAACTTATCGAGCGTTTCCATTAACTTGCCTTGGATGGTGTCTTTAGCCGCACTCCAAATAGAAATAACTCGATCGTAACGTTCGTCTTCTGTGATGAGACCACGTCTGAATTGTTTCATGACATTGTCTACTTTTGCTTGAGCTTCTTTTAAGATTTGTTCTTTTTCACCTAATACGACAATGTCAGCGATACCAATCGTAATACCCGCTTTTGTCGAGTATTTAAATCCAAGGTCTTTCATGCGGTCAAGCATTTTGGATGTTTCCGTAATCTTGAAACGCTTGAATACTTCCGCAATGATGTTACCAAGAATTTTCTTCTTAAACGGTGGTACGAGCGGTTGGTTTTTAATATGTTCTTTTACATTAGTTGTTGTATCTACAAAATATTTATCTGGTGTTCGCTCTTCTAAGTTTTCTTTCGTTGGCTCGTTAATGTATGGGAAAGAGTTTGGTAAAATTTCATTAAAGATGAGCTTTCCGACTGTTGTGATTAATAATTTTTTGTTTTGCTCTTCCGTAAATGTCTCATTATTTAACGAGCCGGCGTGAATCGCAATACGAGAATGTAAGTGTACATATCCGTTTTGATAAGCAATCAGTGCTTCATTTGTATCTTTAAAGACTTTACCTTCACCAATTGCCCCTTCACGTTCCATTGTTAAATAATAGTTACCTAATACCATGTCTTGTGAAGGAGTTACAACCGGTTTACCATCTTTCGGATTCAAGATGTTTTGAGCAGCAAGCATGAGTAAGCGTGCCTCAGCTTGTGCTTCAGCAGATAACGGTACGTGTACCGCCATTTGGTCTCCGTCAAAGTCGGCGTTATACGCTGTACATACAAGTGGGTGTAAGCGAATCGCACGACCTTCAACAAGAGTTGGTTCGAACGCTTGAATACCGAGGCGGTGTAGTGTTGGTGCACGGTTTAATAGAACCGGATGTTCTTTAATAACTTCCTCTAATACATCCCACACTTCTGGTTGAACACGCTCGATTTTCCGTTTCGCACTCTTAATGTTGTGCGCAAGTCCTTTTTCTACAAGCTCTTTCATAACGAACGGCTTAAATAGCTCAAGCGCCATTTCTTTTGGAAGACCACACTGGTACATTTTTAAGTTTGGACCAACGACGATTACCGAACGGCCAGAATAGTCAACACGTTTACCTAATAGGTTTTGACGGAAACGACCTTGCTTACCTTTCAACATATGTGAAAGTGATTTAAGCGGACGATTGCCTGGTCCAGTAACCGGACGACCGCGACGACCGTTATCGATTAATGCGTCTACCGCTTCTTGAAGCATACGCTTTTCGTTTTGAACGATAATGCTAGGAGCCCCAAGATCTAATAAACGTTTTAAACGGTTGTTACGGTTAATTACGCGACGATATAAGTCGTTTAAGTCAGATGTCGCAAAACGACCACCATCTAGTTGAACCATTGGACGTAGTTCCGGTGGAATAACCGGAAGAACGTCTAAAATCATCCATTCCGGACGGTTTCCTGAATTACGAAATGCTTCTAATACTTCTAAACGTTTGATGGCGCGTGTACGACGTTGGCCTTGGGATGTTTTTAACTCTTCTTTTAAGTATTCTACTTCTTTATCAAGGTCAATTTCTTGAAGGAGCTTTTTAATCGCTTCAGCCCCCATCGAAGCTTGAAATTTTTGACCATATTTTTCGCGATATGCACGGTATTCTTTTTCAGAAAGAAGCTGCTTCTTCTCTAACGGTGTATCTCCTGGATCTGTTACGACGTAAGAAGCAAAGTAAATAACTTCTTCCAGAGCCCGAGGGGACATGTCTAAGACAAGTCCCATTCGGCTCGGAATACCTTTAAAGTACCAAATGTGAGAGACTGGAGCAGCTAGCTCGATGTGACCCATACGTTCACGTCGTACTTTTGCACGAGTAACTTCTACACCGCATCGGTCGCAAACGACACCTTTATAGCGAACACGCTTATATTTACCGCAGTGACATTCCCAGTCTTTTGTTGGACCGAAAATACGTTCACAGAATAAACCATCTTTTTCTGGTTTCAGCGTACGATAGTTAATCGTTTCAGGTTTTTTTACTTCACCGTATGACCATGAACGGATTTTATCTGGTGATGCTAGACCAATTTTCATATATTCAAAGTTATTTACATCTAGCAAGGGGCC
It encodes the following:
- the rpoC gene encoding DNA-directed RNA polymerase subunit beta' is translated as MLDVNNFEYMKIGLASPDKIRSWSYGEVKKPETINYRTLKPEKDGLFCERIFGPTKDWECHCGKYKRVRYKGVVCDRCGVEVTRAKVRRERMGHIELAAPVSHIWYFKGIPSRMGLVLDMSPRALEEVIYFASYVVTDPGDTPLEKKQLLSEKEYRAYREKYGQKFQASMGAEAIKKLLQEIDLDKEVEYLKEELKTSQGQRRTRAIKRLEVLEAFRNSGNRPEWMILDVLPVIPPELRPMVQLDGGRFATSDLNDLYRRVINRNNRLKRLLDLGAPSIIVQNEKRMLQEAVDALIDNGRRGRPVTGPGNRPLKSLSHMLKGKQGRFRQNLLGKRVDYSGRSVIVVGPNLKMYQCGLPKEMALELFKPFVMKELVEKGLAHNIKSAKRKIERVQPEVWDVLEEVIKEHPVLLNRAPTLHRLGIQAFEPTLVEGRAIRLHPLVCTAYNADFDGDQMAVHVPLSAEAQAEARLLMLAAQNILNPKDGKPVVTPSQDMVLGNYYLTMEREGAIGEGKVFKDTNEALIAYQNGYVHLHSRIAIHAGSLNNETFTEEQNKKLLITTVGKLIFNEILPNSFPYINEPTKENLEERTPDKYFVDTTTNVKEHIKNQPLVPPFKKKILGNIIAEVFKRFKITETSKMLDRMKDLGFKYSTKAGITIGIADIVVLGEKEQILKEAQAKVDNVMKQFRRGLITEDERYDRVISIWSAAKDTIQGKLMETLDKLNPIFMMSDSGARGNASNFTQLAGMRGLMANPAGRIIELPIKSSFREGLTVLEYFISTHGARKGLADTALKTADSGYLTRRLVDVAQDVIVREDDCGTDRGLLVRALKDGTEVIESLEERLIGRYARKTVKHPETGEVLVKENEMINEDIARTIVSAGIEEVWIRSAFTCNTRHGVCKKCYGRNLATGQDVEVGEAVGIIAAQSIGEPGTQLTMRTFHTGGVAGDDITQGLPRVQELFEARNPKGQAVISEIDGVVIAINEGRDRQHEIVVQGEVETRTYSAPYTARLKVSVNDKVERGQELTEGSIDPKELLKVRDVAAVQEYLLREVQKVYRMQGVEIGDKHIEVMVRQMLRKVRVIDAGDTDVLPGTLLDIHQFTDANEKALKEGKIPATGRPVLLGITKASLETDSFLSAASFQETTRVLTDAAIKGKRDELLGLKENVIIGKLVPAGTGMQRYRKAEAVIVKEEDSSAVTVE